Proteins from a genomic interval of Cupriavidus pauculus:
- the folE gene encoding GTP cyclohydrolase I has translation MSHKEHPDGARPATPTPVSDRIRARIAASGERFHANDNIARHIEHGELDALQAEVEARMEEVLRTLVIDVDQDHNTRETARRVAKMYLKEIFAGRYAKAPQVTEFPNVEQLNELMIVGPIRVRSACSHHLCPIIGSLWVGVMPNRHSNLIGLSKYARLAEWVMCRPQIQEEAVAQVADLLQEKMNPDGLAIVMEAEHFCMHWRGVRDTDAKMTNSVMRGSFLKDDKLRREFLTLLNLNRR, from the coding sequence ATGTCACACAAGGAACACCCCGACGGGGCCAGGCCCGCCACCCCGACGCCCGTATCGGACCGCATCCGCGCCCGCATCGCCGCCTCCGGCGAACGCTTCCACGCCAACGACAACATCGCCCGCCATATCGAGCACGGCGAACTGGACGCCCTGCAGGCCGAGGTGGAGGCCCGCATGGAGGAAGTGCTGCGCACGCTGGTGATCGATGTCGACCAGGACCACAACACGCGTGAGACCGCGCGCCGCGTGGCCAAGATGTACCTCAAGGAGATCTTTGCGGGCCGCTATGCCAAGGCGCCGCAGGTCACCGAGTTTCCAAACGTCGAGCAGCTCAACGAGCTGATGATCGTCGGCCCCATCCGCGTGCGCAGCGCGTGCTCGCACCACCTGTGCCCGATCATCGGCAGCCTCTGGGTGGGCGTGATGCCGAACCGGCATTCGAACCTGATCGGCCTGTCCAAGTACGCGCGGCTGGCCGAGTGGGTGATGTGCCGCCCGCAGATCCAGGAGGAGGCCGTGGCCCAGGTGGCGGACCTGCTCCAGGAAAAGATGAACCCGGACGGGCTGGCCATCGTGATGGAGGCCGAGCACTTCTGCATGCACTGGCGCGGCGTGCGCGACACCGACGCCAAGATGACCAACAGCGTGATGCGCGGCTCGTTCCTGAAGGACGACAAGCTGCGCCGGGAATTCCTGACGCTGCTGAACCTGAACCGGCGCTGA
- a CDS encoding BLUF domain-containing protein gives MLVRLLYASRAREPLSADVLDAILETSLANNPRHGVTGVLCHSNSIFLQALEGSREAVSRLYLNIGQDARHHDVVLLHYEEIAERAFSGWSMGRVNAGKINAATLLKYSAQGELDPYRMPGAASLALLQELIAGASIVGRSHERGRG, from the coding sequence ATGCTAGTTCGCCTGCTCTACGCCAGCCGCGCCAGGGAGCCCCTGAGCGCCGACGTGCTGGATGCCATCCTCGAAACCAGCCTGGCCAACAACCCGCGCCACGGCGTGACCGGCGTGCTGTGCCACAGCAACAGCATCTTCCTGCAGGCGCTGGAGGGCAGCCGCGAGGCGGTGTCGCGGCTCTACCTGAACATCGGCCAGGACGCCCGCCACCATGACGTGGTGCTGCTGCACTACGAGGAGATCGCCGAGCGTGCGTTCTCCGGGTGGTCGATGGGCCGCGTCAACGCCGGCAAGATCAACGCGGCCACGCTGCTCAAGTATTCGGCGCAGGGCGAGCTCGACCCGTACCGGATGCCCGGCGCGGCGTCGCTGGCGCTGTTGCAGGAATTGATCGCGGGCGCGTCGATCGTGGGCCGCAGCCACGAGCGCGGGCGGGGCTGA